The Alosa sapidissima isolate fAloSap1 chromosome 12, fAloSap1.pri, whole genome shotgun sequence nucleotide sequence TTACCCACTGTACTGAACAGGATGCTTTGtttctccctcccacacacatgcataaccatacaaatggacacacacacacacacacacacacacacacacacacccccaggcAAAGGAGAGTGGAGAGTTGCTTGGGATTGGTGGTTGGGAGGTCCACCAGCTACAACAGCAGTCCCTGGGAAGGGGCAGAAAATAGCCCTGTGCAGAGTGATGCAGTGATTGCGTTGGAGGCACTGACAAATCCCATTAATACAAAGCCAGCACGTCAACAgagccacacagagacatacacacgcacacacacacacacacacacacacacacaaacacacacacacacacactcagtatcGACCACTGCTGGAGCAGCACAGCCCCAAGCACATATTACTGGAATTAATTCGAATTCATTCTTCtttgctctcactctcactttctccttcGATCAGATATTTGCAGTAGGTCAGACTCGCATCACATCGATAAAGGATGAGAACATAAACGGGAAGCGTTCACATGTTTCGTCGGGCAGGTCAGCTCCAAGCTCCGAGCGCCAGCTTCAGCGGTCACCCCGGCATCCCCAGCCGTGTGACAGCCTGTGCGATTAGTCCTGACAGCAGGGCATTCCCTTGGACTGTGACCCTTCCTTCAGTAACGGATGTGACAGGCTACACTTGCCCCGCATCTGGACTCGGGGCGCCACACGCACACTGCTGTGTGTCACCAAGTCATGGACAGGGCGGACAGAACATCCCCTCCCATATATTCAACCTTTCCTACAATAACGGCAGAAAAGCAAAAAGCCAATTCAGCAGCAAGTAACCATGATGCAATGTGATGACGGGAACATCCAGAGAGGCTCAACAGTGCAAGCATTTATACAATGTTTAATAAACAGGGACAAGCTTTTACTCCACGCACCACACAGAGGCTGTAGGCTGAGGAATAGGACAGGGGCGAGAGAGAAGATTCTCCAGAAAATTCTAGAAGGGCAATATGAGGCCTCACAAGCAGGGTAGGAGAGATTTATCACAGCCAATGTCTTCATTGTACCCTAAGAACATTATTTTTGGGGGCACTTTTCAACCTCTTAATGCCAAACATTTGAACCACAAAACACCTTTAAATGGTCACCAACATACCCCTGGCTCAGTTCTGTCTGGTTGCATTAGCCTAGCCTTTAAAGCGGATAACATGTTACATGTATTACTAACCACCACCACATCTTCTGTGCTCTGGTTGGAGTGCACCTCAAAGCTACATTACTGACTCCTATATCTCTACTCTCACAGCATGATCAAGGACCCATGTCCTCTCATTGcattcctaacacacacacacacacacacacacacacactctctatcagttacttcctctcctctctgcttgaCTCATACCACCCTTAGGAAGTCACTCAGAGTGACTAATATTCTATGTTGTGATTGGCAGGCCGAGGGGCTGCTGGGTAAAAACAGAAAGCAGAGGTGACTTCCATCGTACCTCAGATGTCACAAGGACAGACGGAAATTGGCTATCGACCATCCCATCCATCCGCAgcagacaaaaaagaaaaatcaccaaaaagaaaatctttctttcCATTTCCACGTTGCTCTCTCTTGTATTAGCTGTCAAAAAGGGATCGCCACTGTAATAAATCACTGTGTCTGTGGCCTCAATAGGCACACAGTCTTTTCCGTCCGACTGAAAAGTGTGTGGAGGAATCAGTTTTCCCACCTGTGCCTTTGCACTCTATATTCCAGCTGCAGTTCCATCCGTTTCTGTTGCTTAGATTAGGAAAAGCCCAGCAAGCTACTCCACCGAGTTCCCTGAATGGATAGGGAAAATGCTCTCAGCTGGAAGAcagaggaaggggagggggggggaactAAACAAAGATAATTAATGATTAATTAATAGGAGGATTTAACTgctcgtgctctctctctctgtctccccatgGAGCTAATACTCATTAATTAGTATCTCAATATCAAGAAACAGCTCTGGCACGAGCCaaggagaggggtggaggtggggaaaAAAACGGGCAGCACTCGAGCAGCTGAGCTTTTCATCAGAGCAGTGTAGATTACACACGGCTCCTAAGACACTCCACGCACGTGCAGGACAGAATTATCAGTTACATGGTTCACAGGTCTAATCCCTTCCCATGCCGGCTTCAGCTTTCTCCCAGGACCTTTGTGGCTCGTAAGGGCAAAGGGGTTAAGAGATTTCAGTGGAGGAAgaaggtagggagagagagagagagagagagagagagagagagagagagagagagagagagagagagagagagagagagagagagagagagagagagagagagagagagagagaatgaatgagttgattgaatgaatgcaaaaaaaggaaaatgaaatAGAATCATAAAGTGACCACATAAGGCCAAAAGGAACTAGAATTACCGTTTCACGTGTGTGCAGTACGACTGAATTTCTGGTTGACATAACATTTGGGTGCCAAGGCAATGCAATGCATAGATTATAGAGTTGAAAGGAATCTAACAAGTTGATCTTTTAGCCCAAGTGAACGTTGAAATGATATTTGAAGAATGTTCCTCAAGGCATTTTTGAGATAGGGCAATAAAAGGATGTAGCCAACATGTGTTTACAGTGACACTTTgacctaaaaaaaataaaatcagtaAACATTCATACTAAATTTTAAGAATGTTCCTGAAGGCATTCTTGATATATTgcggtcacaagaatgggacaTATATGTGATCACAGTAACCTTGAACCTCTACAGAACAGATGAACGGACAACCCAAAAACATAATGCCTCCGGCCATGGCAATCGCTGGCGCCGAGGAATTAAAATGCAATGGTGTGTGAGCACAGGTGAAAATAAACGACTGTTGGGAGAATGTATGAAAAAGCAAACCCTTCTCTTTTTAACACACCACCTTCCAAGGTCAGTTATGGCACTTTCAGCCTCGTCTATTAAACCACTGACTCAAAAGTCAACCTCAAGAGCTGAAGGAGGAAGTGCTGTTCTGAAGTGTACAAGACAGTTGAATCTCTCTGAAAGAGTCATTTCCAATTGCAACTCTTTGAGCGAGTAGACATTACTTACTACAAAAACATAAATGCGATTTAAATTTGAATTGATACTGTGGGAAAGAAACTGACAATGGACGAAGGAGAAAATATGACAGGgttagagacagagaagagcgagaaaggcagagagagagagagagagagagagagagagagagagagagagagagagagaacacaatgTCATGGATGAAACGAGGCACCCTGGGGGAGCTGAGACTCATCAAACACTGTGTAATCCAGCAGGTAATGGATTTTGAAGGGTCAGAAAATGCAACCTAAAGACGGTAAGCGCTTGCCGTTTCACACTCAAGGTGACAGTGCACGGACACACCCAGGATGTGCTGACGGAAGCAGGGTCTGCTGCCAAAAACACCAGAAGGGGGCCTCTCACACCCACGGTGAGTCCCCACAAAGTCAGCCGGAGGACGGACCCAGCTGCGAGAACTGCGTGAAAGTGCGGCCTAGCGTCCAGGCAGCAGGCCTCGCCGCACAGCAGTGTCAGCGGTCAGCCAGCTAGCCTGTGAAAATATGCTCACACTATAGAGGCCCCTGTAATAGCTCTACGTTTAATTAAATTCACTCATTTATTTTATGGGCTATGATGTAAGCATCGGACAAGAGGGTAGCAGCAGCTATGAATCCAGTCATAAAAACAAcactgaaacagacagggaaTATGAGACAAGGAGATGTTAAATGTTTAGCTTTTAACACAAAAAACTACAAGATTTTTAAAAAGAGTGTGTGAAACAAAATACTCGATTTCAATAATTTATGACAACCCAGAAATAAAAGGCAGTGCTGTTACTATTTCTTCGATATCATTATATTGTTATTCACCCTCATACTCAAGTCAAAGAAATGAAAAGCATCAACTACACCCGACACTTAGCCTGAAGCCCCATGTGGTTGAGCAGAACCTCATCCATAAACATGGGCTATGCACAGCGTATTAACAATTAAAATCCACTACACAACAGGGATTGTTGTTTTAATCCATAGCCTGTGCAGCAGAGCAAAAGTTCACTTTATCAGCATCCACATCCAGCACACTGTTTCCTGCAGATGAGGAGTGATAGAGTGAAGGATGAGGATGAGAGGCAgccagcaaagagagagagagagagaaggaaatagCAGAGGAACGATATGAAACACACAGGAGGGAGCACGAGAGagcaatggagagagggagggaagagttagagggagagaggaggtacAGCTGGTTTATTTCCATCCTGCCACAGACACAGTCCCCCCGACTGAGCCGTCTCCTCTTCACAAATGCAGACGGCCGAGAAATCCCGGCAGGCCACCGCCGCTCGCTTTTGAGGCCGCCTCTCGCCCGCATCTTCAAAGGTCCGCTCTTTGccatcctccctcctcccccatcCAAGAGCGGGTCCAAAATCCCATTATTCTACCCCGCTCTGTCCTCCAAGGCCAAGCTTTCCAAAAATACagacaacaaaataaaaacgcCAGCTGACTGCAGGAAAACTGTCAACCATGCGTTGCATCCCTAAATCAGTTAATGAGCTTATCCAGGCCTGACAGGACCAGAGTCAGTACTTTTTCTCTATCTGTTGATACAAAATGAAAAACTTACTCGAGTGTGTGGTACTCATTATGGATGCTCAAAGGCGGCTCACATCTTGCGTGGGGGAAGGGGCGAAATAAGAGTTAGCCATTTAGTGAGAACAGCACTTCTGTTTGCGAGCACACTGGAAGAGTAATTGTTGAGAGGCACAAAGGATTCTTCACAAACACCCACTGCTCTCTTAGACCTGACACAAACACCAATTATGCATacaaaacactctctctcaccatcaaacacacacactgaccctccTCTTGCCAGCTTGttgcatgaacacacatacaccccaagCAGGCGAGCTGGCGAGATCAGCAGTGTGGGTGGCTGGACTTTCACCTTTCCTCCCTCTAATGCCCTCTAACCGCATCCTGTTTACCATGCTACCCGAGTGCCACTCCTGGCTGACAAAACCCATCAGTCTGCAAGAGATTGGCTGACTCACCCCAAACAGTACATTGGGAGGGAGGAGGTAAACAACCACATACATTCAGAAAGCAACGGGTCAAGGACCAGCATTACAGGTTAGGCAGGTACGTGCACACCCAGATTTTTACTCTGAATGTTTCGACTTCTAAACTAATCTTTCTAAGTCTTTGAATATGCTCAATATTTCTGTAGAACCTCATGGGCCTAGCTCCCGACTACACCCACCCAACATTTTTGCCTGCTTGACACCCGATAGGGACAATAGTGAATACTTACTGTAAGAGGCTACACCCTTTCAAAGCCAAACCGGGTTATGGCTCTGCATGCTGCCACAACACATCTGACCAGTCATTTCTTCTTACAAATCCATTGGGTCATGCAAGGACATCTGACACAGGATAAAAAGCAGTTTCCCCTTCCAACACACCAACCtgacaaaacattttttataaAGGCTCTAAATACTGCACTTCCAGCAGCATGTTGTGCAGCAATGTTAAGATGCCGATGTTAATTTGCCAAAGTAATTACACAAGATATTCATTAAATCAGCCCCTTTTattattgctctttttttttttatgtaaaagAGCTTATATAAGCCTCCCCCACACTCCCGCAGGTTCACACAAGGTCAAAAAGCTAGCACAGGTCAAGTCATGTGTTGTGGGCCTAATCAAGACAATGGAGCCCCTTTTTTCAACTAGCACTCTTTGAAAGACATAACTTAGGCTGTTGGACATACGCAAGTTCTTTCCCCAGACAGATAATGCTTACAAACCCTGCAGAGTCCTTTTTATATGCATTTCCTGAATTTACACACTTGAAGGCTTTGAAAGGGACAACTAGGCCATGTTCAGCTTAGTCCTGCCCTCTACTGGCCATGCACTACAACAACCCTCAGACAATAAACACATCTTCCAATTTTTAAAGAACCActttatttttcaaaaatatattacatacacatatacaaaaaaacagaacagtcCAGACGAACAAGACCTGTGAAGGAAAACGACACAAATAAGAATCTCATCCAGCTGTGCAAGCGAACTCCGAGAACTCGGATCATTTAACCTTTAAATCAAATCTCAATTAGTTTGAACAGTAACTTGGCAGCAAAAAGGCAAAGCATTTACCTTAAGACACCATTCCCTTTCCACTACGAGTCAGAGGAAGCCGCATCCTGTAACGACATTACATTTTGGCTCTAGGTATACAAGACACTATTGTATATTGTAAATATACAAGACATGTCTTCATTCCTTGTCCAACAAGTCCAGGGGCATCAAACAAAAGGGGATTGAAATCACTATATATTAACTGAGGCCACTTACCAATGGGACATCATTGATAACTATAACACCTTTGTCCACCTCAATGTCACTCTCTGTATTGTTGTGGGAACGGTACTCATCACTGTCTGTGACTATGCTGCTTGGCTGTGGATAGATGGAAGACCGGTTAAGCCACAACATGAGAAGCAGAGTCCCACACACCTagtacagattttttttttttttttttaaatccagaAGACACCTCATAGTCAGGATCCTCTGGATCAGGTTCGTCCTCATCAGCCAGCTCCTGATTAAGGGCCTCCACCCAGGACTGCTGCTCTGAATCTTCATCGTCATCATCCACATCATCCTGCTTCCTCTTGCTGCCCTTTCCACATGGTTTGGTGGGAGAGGTCTGCACCTCTTTAGGATGATTAAACAGTTCAAACGTCCCATTACAATGCAGGGTAAAACAGATAATAAAAGTAACTTACCCAACGAAAAAGCACTGCACTACTTTTCCCAAATAAGTTAATCAACTATGTTTTGTATCTAGTAAAGACAGAGTTAATTAACTAGCTGAATTTCTACCTGGGGAAACCGTTCGGCCGATGCTGGTGCACACCGGGTAGCCCAAAGCACTCTGAACCCTACATGGCAAAACAGCAAGCAGGACGCGAGTTGCCCGCCACAATCGTTTACGGCCTGTGCGGCAAGGACGGGTCGGAGAGTCACCTTCAGCGGGGGCAATAGGCTTCTCTGGAGTGGAGAAACCGAAAAACCACCAGAAACCACGGAAAGCTCGCATCTACAACACATAAAGTGGAATTGCTTGATAAATGTAAACTTTAAAGACCCCCCCAATACAAGAAAACATCTGCTCTATTATGAATATATTACAGTTACGTTGTGGCAAAcatttaactaatgtcagtcaGCATGGTTAGGCCTTCCTAGGCCAGGTTACACTGCTAGGCTAGTTTAGCTAAAGTGGTTTCAGCAAACTGCGAAATTACCGTGAATCTGAAGGGCCAGAACTGGGAGATTCGACAGAGTACAGTAGAAACGACACCAACTCTCTTCTGTTCAGATTTATCCTGGGGGGGGGAAACAGAGCACATGTTAATCAAGTTTATGGGCACCAGAGTCCCAATCACAAACTTATCAACTAACTTTTGCTAGCTTGCCGGATGCCTAGCAAGCAATCACATGGTTCAAGTAACATTAACGTTGAAGTTGACACTTTAGCGAACACTAATGGTCAATTGTAAGGTACAACTTCTATCACAACAAAGACTTTAAAAGACACACAATAAACTAATGGCCCGTTGAGCAATTGCACAGTATTGGTCGTCGAAAAAAAGAAATGCCTATAAAATAAACCTCAGAAATTGTCTTCTCTGGCTCGATCACAACGCTGCTCTGCGATGTCATGATGCTGTCGTTCGGATTACTGCGTGGGCAATGACGGCAGTTTCGTGACCACCGATGCAGGTGTTCGCATAAATCCAGTGCCTGACAAAAGTCAACCAATCACATCttctggtaggcctacaatCAATTTGCGGTGATCTCGTTAATTAACCTAATCAGCTGGCCGAAACTGTTCTGGTTTTATGTTTTGATTAGTCTAGCCTGTTTAGAAATAAATATGTGACATTGTAATTTAGCAACTTGTGTGATTTACCGGCTAAGCCTGTATTTAGCCCTATTttttaagaaaatctgaatAATAATATTGATGGATGTGCACAAGCCCTTTTTTACGGTTATTTACATTTAGTTTGTTCTCATAGACCGCAGGCTACATATAGCTTCAGTGTTTGGTCTGGCATTGTTGATGCTTCCGTTGGAGTATCTCCGTCACATTTACGCACGGCAAGTCTCATTCCTCTTCAGAGAGGCGAGGAGGGGCTTGGGGACCTCTGAATATAAAAGCTCCCCAACAAGCATCTCTTTCACAACACAGACTGTAGGCTAATCACTTTACCATCATTAACAGGAAGCCAGCAACGAACCGATCCGCGAAAATGAGTCGAAGTATGGCAGTGACACGAACTTTCAGTATAGGAAACTGTTCAGGTTCTTCGCGTGCTTCTGATCCTCAGGACATTCAGGGCGCACGTAGACACAGCCTTGTGGGGATGAGGGCGCACATGTGGGCAAACAACAGCTCCCACTCTCTGGGCTGGGAGAGAGTGACAAGCAAGGACAACATTCTCAGCAACTTGGTGACGCCCAGCAGCATCCCACAGTTCACCATTCCACGTCTGGCGGTAGAAGACAGCGTGAGGTCCACCGTTAATGATAAAGAGAGAACAGGGATGGAAGAGGATGCTGACATATATTGGGCAGATTTGGATGAAACTGATTTTGTACACATGTCTAAATCTCTGTCCTCTTCATCGTCATCACACTCAGGCTCCACATCCTCAGGGTTTGGATCCTCCCCTGCGGTGAGTCGAAAAGCCTGCAGGAGCATCTCAGACCCAGAAAGCCTGAAGGGGCCATCCGCACAGCGGAGGATCTCCAGAGGAGCCCAGCAGCACTATGACCCGGCCTCGTGtgcagccctctctctccctcacctcccCAAAGTCACCACACCTTACGGCTTCATTACACTCAGTCAGAGCCCCCAGATGGCCAGCGAGGAGGCCCTGCTCTTCCAGGCCGGGCTCAGCCGGCGGTGGGGcaggctggaggaggagagcgcCACTCACCAAAGGCACTTCAAGCCAGAGCTGAGGAGAAGCCTCCCGCACTGCCAAACCCGGCCTGCCACCAGCACCTCCAGCTACACTCACACTCCTCCAGCACCCGCACCCCACCTGCTGCAAGGGACTGGCAATAAAATGACAGAGGGGAGCATGGCACCGAAGCCACATCACCCAGACAACAAAAGCTCAGAGAGCAAACCCAAGTGCAGGCTCTGGGGAGTCCTCCGCAAACACTTTGTCAGCCAGAAAGGGAAGCAGAGACAGGACAATGTATGAGGGAGCACCTCACCGCTCTCATGTCTATAATCATTATGCAGTTAAAGTCGCTCTTGATGTCATGTAGAGCAATGGTTTAGTTTGATGTATGCTATAAATATGACAATACCTGCTGATCAACAAAAAAAGATTGTGAGGTTGTGGATTGTTGCAATAAatgaggtaaaataaatatatattttataagaGACATCATGTGTTACTGGATATATGACTGTTCATTCTCTTCATCTAATCAACTTTatgacctgacctgaccaggTGGTTGTTCCACACTGTTCTGTGGAAATGATAGTCTGTGATTAATTCatcaaattaattaatgattAATTCATTATTCAGATTAAATGAATCTGCATGAAAACATCTATGACTGAGCAAGTGATTTTCCTTATTCACTATTAAGAATTATTATGGGTTAAACTAAATATTTAGTCTGCTGGGAGgaggtgcaaaaaaaaaatcacacaaccTGGAAAGTTAACAACCCATGAACCCATAGTCTACTTGAAGTTTCTCAATGTACAGTCTTGACTTTTCCCATCAGCCTATACAGTGGGATAGGCTGCCTATCTCACAGAGTATCTCCTATCTCTTTTGCATCCCATTTGTGTGTGAACTGAGCTCCCCACCGTGGTGCTGATGTTGTGGGAGCTGACGTAGGTTTCCATCTCTGCCTGGGATCTAACCCTGAAGGAGCTCTTCAAGCAGAAAGCTCAATGCCTTAATGATGCTGCACTCAGCAGAGCTAAAGGGCctttatctccctccctctcgcccCTGTCTGCCCCTCATTCTCTCATTTGAATCAGTGCTTTTAAAAGGGTCCCAAAAAAAGCTGTTCTTCCCTCCTTGAGCCTTTCAGCATGCAAAACAGCAAGTGTTTCCTACCTGACCATAAATTGGGGGAT carries:
- the org gene encoding oogenesis-related; protein product: MTSQSSVVIEPEKTISEDKSEQKRVGVVSTVLCRISQFWPFRFTMRAFRGFWWFFGFSTPEKPIAPAEGDSPTRPCRTGRKRLWRATRVLLAVLPCRVQSALGYPVCTSIGRTVSPEVQTSPTKPCGKGSKRKQDDVDDDDEDSEQQSWVEALNQELADEDEPDPEDPDYEPSSIVTDSDEYRSHNNTESDIEVDKGVIVINDVPLDAASSDS